One Phoenix dactylifera cultivar Barhee BC4 chromosome 14, palm_55x_up_171113_PBpolish2nd_filt_p, whole genome shotgun sequence DNA window includes the following coding sequences:
- the LOC103704751 gene encoding monooxygenase 1-like isoform X1, with the protein MGSKEEHHDIVIVGGGICGLATALALHRKGINSLVLEKSDTLRAAGAAIGIYINGWRALDQLGLGTELRTKAIPITEIRDMWLHKNKMQVTSCRKEELRCLKRGDLIETLAKNLPMQSVRFGCQIVAVESDPITSFPILYTNDGATIKAKVLIGCDGSNSVVAKSLGLQAPKVLSLSAVRGFTSYSDGHSFGSHFIRLIGDGVMLGRLPIDEKLVYWAAARLCPSQDSDVRKVPELIKEFTLETIREFPPEVIEMVKHCDSSSLSLTHIWYRAPWHLLFANFWQGTMTVAGDAMHVMAPVLGQGGSAGLEDAIVLARCLSQEMPIGPEGAISDRELRRRIGRALSKYVNERRLRVMRLSTQTYLTALVMTASSWIKKLVCLAILVVFLRGGPLSHTNYDCGSL; encoded by the exons atgggctcaaaggaggagcatCATGACATTGTTATAGTGGGTGGAGGAATCTGTGGTCTTGCCACTGCCTTGGCTCTTCACAG GAAAGGAATAAATAGTCTTGTTCTAGAGAAATCTGACACCCTGCGGGCTGCAGGAGCAGCAATCGGTATTTACATCAATGGTTGGCGTGCACTTGACCAACTTGGGCTTGGAACGGAACTACGGACAAAAGCTATCCCTATAACAGA GATACGAGATATGTGGCTCCACAAGAACAAGATGCAAGTAACTTCATGCAG GAAAGAAGAACTGAGATGCTTGAAAAGGGGCGACCTGATTGAAACCTTGGCTAAGAATTTGCCTATGCAATCGGTTCGTTTTGGGTGCCAAATTGTAGCAGTTGAATCAGATCCCATCACTTCCTTCCCTATTCTATATACTAATGATGGTGCTACCATTAAAGCTAAG GTTCTAATTGGATGTGATGGATCAAATTCAGTCGTTGCAAAATCATTAGGATTACAGGCCCCAAAGGTTCTTTCGTTATCTGCTGTGCGAGGTTTTACTAGCTATTCAGATGGTCACAGCTTTGGCAGCCATTTTATCCGGCTGATAGGTGATGGTGTCATGCTGGGAAGGCTCCCAATTGATGAAAAGTTAGTTTATTGGGCTGCGGCTCGGCTGTGTCCTTCTCAAG ATTCAGATGTACGGAAGGTTCCTGAGCTGATCAAAGAATTTACGTTGGAGACAATAAGAGAATTTCCCCCCGAGGTGATTGAAATGGTGAAGCATTGCGACAGCAGTTCATTGAGCCTGACACATATTTGGTATCGAGCTCCATGGCACTTGCTCTTTGCAAACTTCTGGCAAGGCACCATGACAGTCGCAGGGGATGCAATGCATGTTATGGCCCCAGTCCTCGGCCAAGGAGGCAGTGCCGGCTTAGAAGACGCAATTGTGCTTGCTAGATGCTTATCGCAAGAGATGCCAATAGGTCCGGAGGGTGCAATCAGTGATCGAGAGCTGCGCAGGAGAATCGGAAGAGCATTGAGTAAATACGTGAATGAAAGGAGGCTGAGGGTAATGAGGTTATCGACACAGACTTACCTTACAGCATTGGTGATGACGGCATCATCATGGATAAAGAAGCTGGTATGTCTTGCCATTTTGGTTGTTTTCCTCAGAGGTGGCCCGCTTAGCCACACTAATTATGATTGTGGCTCtctttag
- the LOC103704751 gene encoding monooxygenase 1-like isoform X2 has translation MGSKEEHHDIVIVGGGICGLATALALHRIRDMWLHKNKMQVTSCRKEELRCLKRGDLIETLAKNLPMQSVRFGCQIVAVESDPITSFPILYTNDGATIKAKVLIGCDGSNSVVAKSLGLQAPKVLSLSAVRGFTSYSDGHSFGSHFIRLIGDGVMLGRLPIDEKLVYWAAARLCPSQDSDVRKVPELIKEFTLETIREFPPEVIEMVKHCDSSSLSLTHIWYRAPWHLLFANFWQGTMTVAGDAMHVMAPVLGQGGSAGLEDAIVLARCLSQEMPIGPEGAISDRELRRRIGRALSKYVNERRLRVMRLSTQTYLTALVMTASSWIKKLVCLAILVVFLRGGPLSHTNYDCGSL, from the exons atgggctcaaaggaggagcatCATGACATTGTTATAGTGGGTGGAGGAATCTGTGGTCTTGCCACTGCCTTGGCTCTTCACAG GATACGAGATATGTGGCTCCACAAGAACAAGATGCAAGTAACTTCATGCAG GAAAGAAGAACTGAGATGCTTGAAAAGGGGCGACCTGATTGAAACCTTGGCTAAGAATTTGCCTATGCAATCGGTTCGTTTTGGGTGCCAAATTGTAGCAGTTGAATCAGATCCCATCACTTCCTTCCCTATTCTATATACTAATGATGGTGCTACCATTAAAGCTAAG GTTCTAATTGGATGTGATGGATCAAATTCAGTCGTTGCAAAATCATTAGGATTACAGGCCCCAAAGGTTCTTTCGTTATCTGCTGTGCGAGGTTTTACTAGCTATTCAGATGGTCACAGCTTTGGCAGCCATTTTATCCGGCTGATAGGTGATGGTGTCATGCTGGGAAGGCTCCCAATTGATGAAAAGTTAGTTTATTGGGCTGCGGCTCGGCTGTGTCCTTCTCAAG ATTCAGATGTACGGAAGGTTCCTGAGCTGATCAAAGAATTTACGTTGGAGACAATAAGAGAATTTCCCCCCGAGGTGATTGAAATGGTGAAGCATTGCGACAGCAGTTCATTGAGCCTGACACATATTTGGTATCGAGCTCCATGGCACTTGCTCTTTGCAAACTTCTGGCAAGGCACCATGACAGTCGCAGGGGATGCAATGCATGTTATGGCCCCAGTCCTCGGCCAAGGAGGCAGTGCCGGCTTAGAAGACGCAATTGTGCTTGCTAGATGCTTATCGCAAGAGATGCCAATAGGTCCGGAGGGTGCAATCAGTGATCGAGAGCTGCGCAGGAGAATCGGAAGAGCATTGAGTAAATACGTGAATGAAAGGAGGCTGAGGGTAATGAGGTTATCGACACAGACTTACCTTACAGCATTGGTGATGACGGCATCATCATGGATAAAGAAGCTGGTATGTCTTGCCATTTTGGTTGTTTTCCTCAGAGGTGGCCCGCTTAGCCACACTAATTATGATTGTGGCTCtctttag